One Misgurnus anguillicaudatus chromosome 19, ASM2758022v2, whole genome shotgun sequence genomic region harbors:
- the cyth3b gene encoding cytohesin-3 isoform X2, protein MTEIEQLTCVGESKTAQRNKQIAMGRKKFNMDPKKGIQFLLENDLLQQTPEDIAQFLYKGEGLNKTVIGDYLGERDDFNIKVLQAFVELHEFADLNLVQALRQFLWSFRLPGEAQKIDRMMEAFASRYCQCNPGVFQSTDTCYVLSFAIIMLNTSLHNPNVRDKPAVERFISMNRGINEGGDLPEDLLRNLYESIKSEPFKIPEDDGNDLTHTFFNPDREGWLLKLGGRVKTWKRRWFILTDNCLYYFEYTTDKEPRGIIPLENLSIREVEEPRKPNCFELYNPNHKGQVIKACKTEADGRVVEGNHVVYRISAPTPEEKEEWIKSIKASISRDPFYDMLATRKRRIANKK, encoded by the exons ATGACAGAAATCGAGCAGCTGACGTGTGTCGGTGAGAG CAAAACGGCACAGAGAAACAAGCAAATTGCTATGGGAAGAAAAAAGTTCAACATGGACCCCAAAAAA GGGATTCAGTTTCTTCTGGAGAACGACCTCCTGCAGCAGACACCTGAAGACATCGCACAGTTCCTCTATAAAGGCGAGGGATTGAATAAAACCGTTATCGGGGATTATCTCGGGGAACG TGATGATTTCAACATCAAAGTGCTCCAGGCTTTTGTGGAACTGCATGAGTTTGCAGATCTCAACCTTGTTCAAGCTCTGAG GCAGTTTCTTTGGAGTTTCAGACTTCCAGGTGAAGCACAAAAGATTGACAGAATGATGGAGGCATTTGCGTCCCGGTACTGCCAATGCAACCCTGGAGTCTTCCAGTCCACAG ACACGTGTTATGTCCTGTCCTTTGCCATCATCATGTTAAACACCAGCCTTCACAATCCCAATGTCAGAGACAAACCTGCTGTGGAGCGCTTCATCTCCATGAACAGAGGCATCAATGAAGGAGGAGATCTGCCAGAAGACCTGCTCAGG AACCTGTATGAAAGCATCAAGAGTGAACCCTTTAAAATCCCAGAGGATGACGGAAACGACCTCACTCACACATTCTTCAATCCCGACAGAGAGGGCTGGCTGCTCAAATTAG GTGGACGAGTGAAAACCTGGAAGAGGAGATGGTTTATACTGACCGACAACTGTTTGTACTATTTTGAGTACACAACA GACAAGGAACCACGTGGAATCATTCCTCTGGAGAACCTCAGCATCAGAGAGGTGGAGGAACCTCGAAAACCT AACTGCTTTGAATTGTACAATCCGAACCATAAAGGTCAGGTGATCAAGGCGTGTAAGACGGAGGCAGATGGGCGAGTGGTGGAGGGCAACCACGTAGTCTACAGGATATCAGCACCCACACCAGAGGAGAAAGAGGAATGGATCAAATCCATCAA AGCGAGCATCAGCCGGGATCCTTTCTATGACATGCTGGCCACCAGAAAGAGACGCATCGCCAACAAGAAGTGA
- the cyth3b gene encoding cytohesin-3 isoform X1 has protein sequence MDEDNQVPEDLSLDERDELSNIRRRKKELLDDIERLKFEIAEVMTEIEQLTCVGESKTAQRNKQIAMGRKKFNMDPKKGIQFLLENDLLQQTPEDIAQFLYKGEGLNKTVIGDYLGERDDFNIKVLQAFVELHEFADLNLVQALRQFLWSFRLPGEAQKIDRMMEAFASRYCQCNPGVFQSTDTCYVLSFAIIMLNTSLHNPNVRDKPAVERFISMNRGINEGGDLPEDLLRNLYESIKSEPFKIPEDDGNDLTHTFFNPDREGWLLKLGGRVKTWKRRWFILTDNCLYYFEYTTDKEPRGIIPLENLSIREVEEPRKPNCFELYNPNHKGQVIKACKTEADGRVVEGNHVVYRISAPTPEEKEEWIKSIKASISRDPFYDMLATRKRRIANKK, from the exons CGGCTGAAGTTTGAGATCGCTGAAGTGATGACAGAAATCGAGCAGCTGACGTGTGTCGGTGAGAG CAAAACGGCACAGAGAAACAAGCAAATTGCTATGGGAAGAAAAAAGTTCAACATGGACCCCAAAAAA GGGATTCAGTTTCTTCTGGAGAACGACCTCCTGCAGCAGACACCTGAAGACATCGCACAGTTCCTCTATAAAGGCGAGGGATTGAATAAAACCGTTATCGGGGATTATCTCGGGGAACG TGATGATTTCAACATCAAAGTGCTCCAGGCTTTTGTGGAACTGCATGAGTTTGCAGATCTCAACCTTGTTCAAGCTCTGAG GCAGTTTCTTTGGAGTTTCAGACTTCCAGGTGAAGCACAAAAGATTGACAGAATGATGGAGGCATTTGCGTCCCGGTACTGCCAATGCAACCCTGGAGTCTTCCAGTCCACAG ACACGTGTTATGTCCTGTCCTTTGCCATCATCATGTTAAACACCAGCCTTCACAATCCCAATGTCAGAGACAAACCTGCTGTGGAGCGCTTCATCTCCATGAACAGAGGCATCAATGAAGGAGGAGATCTGCCAGAAGACCTGCTCAGG AACCTGTATGAAAGCATCAAGAGTGAACCCTTTAAAATCCCAGAGGATGACGGAAACGACCTCACTCACACATTCTTCAATCCCGACAGAGAGGGCTGGCTGCTCAAATTAG GTGGACGAGTGAAAACCTGGAAGAGGAGATGGTTTATACTGACCGACAACTGTTTGTACTATTTTGAGTACACAACA GACAAGGAACCACGTGGAATCATTCCTCTGGAGAACCTCAGCATCAGAGAGGTGGAGGAACCTCGAAAACCT AACTGCTTTGAATTGTACAATCCGAACCATAAAGGTCAGGTGATCAAGGCGTGTAAGACGGAGGCAGATGGGCGAGTGGTGGAGGGCAACCACGTAGTCTACAGGATATCAGCACCCACACCAGAGGAGAAAGAGGAATGGATCAAATCCATCAA AGCGAGCATCAGCCGGGATCCTTTCTATGACATGCTGGCCACCAGAAAGAGACGCATCGCCAACAAGAAGTGA